From Campylobacter upsaliensis, the proteins below share one genomic window:
- the rpsR gene encoding 30S ribosomal protein S18 codes for MAEKRKYSRKYCKYTEAKVEFIDYKDTAMLKHALSERFKIMPRRLTGTSKKYQEMVELAIKRARHVALIPYIVDRKNVINNPFEGL; via the coding sequence ATGGCAGAAAAAAGAAAATATTCACGCAAATATTGCAAATATACAGAGGCTAAGGTTGAATTTATCGACTACAAAGACACAGCAATGCTAAAGCACGCTTTATCCGAACGCTTTAAAATTATGCCACGCCGTTTAACAGGCACAAGCAAGAAATATCAAGAAATGGTAGAATTAGCCATAAAACGCGCAAGACATGTAGCCCTTATCCCTTACATAGTCGATAGAAAAAATGTCATCAATAATCCTTTTGAAGGATTATAA
- a CDS encoding single-stranded DNA-binding protein — protein MFNKVVLIGNLTRDIEMRYGQSGTAIGSSAIAVTRKFSVNGEKREETCFVDITFFGRQAEVANQYLSKGSKLLIEGRLKFDQWTDQNGQNRSKHSVQVENMEMLGNNQNNANHFTPNNYAETQSYDPYTSENSKKPMQKTSNQNQEKIREIDVDAYDSDDSDLPF, from the coding sequence ATGTTTAACAAAGTTGTTTTGATTGGAAATCTTACTAGAGATATAGAAATGCGTTATGGGCAAAGTGGAACAGCCATCGGCTCTTCTGCTATCGCCGTTACAAGAAAATTTAGCGTCAATGGTGAAAAACGCGAAGAAACTTGTTTTGTTGATATTACCTTTTTTGGCAGACAAGCAGAGGTGGCAAATCAATATCTTTCAAAAGGAAGTAAGCTTTTAATTGAAGGGCGTTTAAAATTTGATCAATGGACCGATCAAAATGGTCAAAATCGCTCTAAACATAGCGTTCAGGTTGAAAATATGGAAATGCTAGGTAATAATCAAAATAATGCAAATCATTTCACCCCTAACAATTATGCAGAAACGCAAAGCTACGATCCTTATACCAGTGAAAATAGTAAAAAGCCTATGCAAAAAACCTCCAATCAAAATCAAGAAAAAATTAGAGAAATCGATGTCGATGCTTATGATAGTGATGACAGCGATTTACCATTTTAA